The following coding sequences lie in one Salvelinus fontinalis isolate EN_2023a unplaced genomic scaffold, ASM2944872v1 scaffold_0028, whole genome shotgun sequence genomic window:
- the LOC129842268 gene encoding uncharacterized protein LOC129842268: LCCFPPDIQGKSDVIQSSSSSSLSTVTTAETEPPTPPTEDSTTPPRTQITVAKKQQWTKLASTPSTEGSHSLLYRACDSDSSSGKAQVSTSKQAWSQKTLVEAGLDRRRCDDLDWEHQGQCSTSFCEPPPPVHTAVPELTNPIGGYAEICVSSCMVKSSGSGAYLQTLDRSSRAWVLSTGKSQAADESYSRLGLHPTCFPELRQRTEGDNIWYNPIPEEEDVLRDIGGLGRLRGGGGGG, from the coding sequence CTGTGTTGTTTCCCTccagacatccaggggaagagtGATGTCATCCAAAGCTCTTCATCCTCATCGTTGTCAACAGTAACGACAGCGGAGACCGAACCCCCGACCCCGCCAACGGAGGACAGCACCACCCCCCCACGCACCCAGATAACAGTGGCCAAGAAACAGCAGTGGACCAAACTGGCCTCCACACCCagcacagagggctctcacagcCTGCTCTACAGGGCTTGTGACTCGGATAGCAGCTCAGGAAAGGCCCAGGTCTCAACCTCCAAACAGGCCTGGAGCCAGAAGACGTTAGTGGAAGCCGGGCTGGAcagaaggaggtgtgatgattTAGACTGGGAGCATCAGGGACAATGTAGCACCTCCTTCTGTGAGCCTCCTCCCCCTGTTCACACCGCAGTCCCAGAGCTCACCAACCCTATAGGAGGTTACGCTGAGATCTGTGTCTCCTCCTGTATGGTGAAGTCCTCGGGGTCCGGGGCCTATCTCCAGACCCTGGACAGGAGCAGCCGAGCCTGGGTACTGTCCACAGGAAAGAGCCAGGCTGCAGACGAGTCCTACTCGCGTCTAGGCCTCCACCCCACCTGCTTCCCTGAGCTGAGGCAACGCACAGAAGGCGACAACATTTGGTACAACCCTATTCCAGAGGAGGAGGACGTGCTGCGTGACATCGGAGGTTTAGGACGTttaagagggggaggaggaggagga